In Apium graveolens cultivar Ventura chromosome 10, ASM990537v1, whole genome shotgun sequence, the following are encoded in one genomic region:
- the LOC141692665 gene encoding putative receptor-like protein kinase At1g11050, producing MGKPQEKFSSILWLCYSTNLYFISCAGSSCLVDFGYVNTLPWNKTSCIDQPIDKVICCQTIQSLLGVGLAKYLNKTSMFYFPDSQTASSCMSDYNKRLASMSINISCTRSTYDELVVNQTSNCGGITTLADWKEKVGVSELDSTCNKEVLTPTRCNACSEAGQRVTPTLLSMKPNSTRCFFYTCLYAAGVVNQYGPEDTATASCILGLSMSKSASKKKKVAFKVVFGSLGAILGVLITWGFIIFYQKMKERKRLAVLREEYVRGVKAKVLPNTGAKWFQVDELEQATKGFSKKNLIGQGGFGVVYKGTLLDGTIVAVKQLLDMDINGDDQEFTNEAEIISKIRHRNLLALRGFCVTSDASKGNRRYLVYDFMSNGSLDEHLFNYEKGDSISKPPLDWPLRQKIIIDVAKGLAYLHYGIKPAVYHRDIKTTNILLDSEMKARLADFGLAKQSPEGESHLTTRVAGTYGYLAPEYALYGQLTEKSDVYSFGIIILEILSGRKVLETSSTSSRQLITDWAWDHVKSGNVDNIFDKRMGESGSKSVMERFVHVGILCAHVMVALRPTISEALKMLEGDIEVPMLPDRPLPLSHDSLRYIPQFTASTAGTSSGTVGTSGGRSSLDISGSRSSSDISKAMSSI from the coding sequence atggGCAAGCCTCAAGAGAAATTTTCTTCAATCCTCTGGCTTTGCTATTCTACCAATTTATACTTCATTTCTTGTGCAGGTTCTTCATGCCTAGTTGATTTTGGTTATGTGAATACATTACCCTGGAATAAAACATCATGTATAGATCAACCTATAGACAAAGTGATCTGTTGTCAAACAATCCAAAGCCTCCTTGGTGTTGGCCTTGCAAAATACCTCAACAAGACTTCAATGTTCTACTTTCCAGACTCGCAAACTGCATCTTCCTGCATGTCTGATTACAATAAAAGGCTTGCATCGATGTCGATTAATATTTCGTGCACGCGCAGTACTTATGATGAGCTGGTGGTTAACCAAACAAGTAATTGTGGTGGAATCACTACCCTTGCAGATTGGAAAGAAAAAGTTGGCGTTAGTGAACTAGACTCGACTTGTAATAAGGAAGTATTGACTCCCACACGGTGCAACGCTTGCTCTGAAGCTGGCCAAAGGGTGACTCCAACGTTGTTGTCGATGAAACCAAACTCAACTAGATGTTTCTTTTATACCTGTTTGTATGCTGCTGGAGTTGTTAATCAATATGGCCCCGAGGATACTGCAACAGCTTCTTGCATATTAGGTCTATCTATGTCTAAGTCGGCATCTAAAAAGAAAAAGGTAGCATTCAAGGTTGTTTTTGGATCATTAGGGGCAATTCTTGGAGTTTTGATAACTTGGGGTTTCATTATTTTTTATCAGAAAATGAAAGAGAGGAAAAGGCTTGCAGTGTTGCGTGAAGAATATGTAAGGGGTGTTAAGGCTAAGGTTTTGCCTAATACTGGAGCAAAATGGTTTCAAGTAGATGAGCTTGAGCAGGCCACTAAAGGGTTCTCGAAGAAAAATCTTATAGGGCAGGGCGGATTTGGTGTAGTTTACAAAGGCACACTTTTGGATGGCACTATTGTTGCAGTTAAACAGCTTCTTGACATGGATATAAATGGGGATGATCAAGAATTCACCAATGAGGCAGAGATTATTAGCAAAATCAGGCACAGGAACCTTCTTGCTTTAAGAGGATTTTGTGTTACAAGTGACGCGAGTAAAGGTAATAGAAGATATCTTGTTTATGATTTCATGTCAAATGGGAGTTTAGATGAgcatttatttaattatgaaaaagGAGATTCTATCAGTAAGCCGCCACTTGATTGGCCTCTTAGACAGAAAATTATAATTGATGTGGCCAAAGGGCTGGCTTATTTGCATTATGGTATCAAACCAGCAGTTTATCATCGGGATATAAAGACCACTAACATACTTTTAGATTCAGAAATGAAAGCAAGACTAGCGGACTTTGGATTGGCAAAACAAAGCCCTGAAGGAGAATCTCATCTTACAACTCGAGTAGCTGGCACATACGGGTACTTAGCTCCAGAGTATGCTCTTTATGGACAACTAACCGAAAAGAGTGATGTGTATAGCTTTGGCATTATAATTCTTGAGATCTTGAGTGGGCGAAAAGTACTTGAAACATCCTCAACATCATCGAGACAGTTGATCACGGATTGGGCGTGGGATCATGTCAAGTCAGGAAATGTTGATAACATTTTTGATAAACGAATGGGGGAAAGTGGATCAAAATCAGTAATGGAAAGATTTGTACATGTTGGTATACTTTGTGCTCATGTAATGGTGGCTCTAAGGCCCACCATTTCTGAAGCTTTAAAGATGCTAGAGGGTGATATAGAAGTTCCGATGTTACCCGATAGGCCATTGCCTCTTAGCCATGATTCATTAAGATATATCCCACAATTTACCGCGTCAACGGCAGGCACATCAAGTGGAACGGTGGGAACATCAGGTGGAAGATCAAGCCTTGATATATCTGGAAGCAGATCAAGTAGTGACATATCAAAAGCCATGTCTAGCATATAA